From the genome of Brachyhypopomus gauderio isolate BG-103 chromosome 20, BGAUD_0.2, whole genome shotgun sequence, one region includes:
- the cenpk gene encoding centromere protein K isoform X1 yields MDEEIRRTQCDGSPEDAGCSEAVKAELLDECEQQFGILQKLQNEIILADTESGDGESSEAMNRLNAMMTELEQWQEMEPKLLSTNPEILIALGKEELQRLNSQLKMVLSCSQAKRDSLRDLLQREQVWLKEKEEVLTAVTKKVNTMRDENERLSEQSVLQDMKIKITKVKDYYGNLMETLSDMLAEHFPLPSQQAAGTKKKRVAPAGSEENLISLSEILEKLTNKTLETPHEPYVTIEDSFWPPYIEMLLRNGVAVRHPEDCNKIRLENFY; encoded by the exons ATGGACGAGGAGATTCGACGGACGCAGTGTGATGGGAGTCCAGAAGACGCAGGGTGTTCAGAGGCGGTGAAAGCAGAGTTACTGGACGAATGCGAGCAACAGTTTGGGATTTTACAAAAG CTTCAGAATGAGATCATTTTGGCTGACACAGAGTCTGGTGATGGAGAATCAAGCGAG GCTATGAATCGTTTGAATGCCATGATGACAGAACTGGAGCAATGGCAAGAAATGGAACCCAAAC TGCTGTCAACAAACCCTGAAATTCTAATAGCCCTCGGGAAAGAAGAG CTGCAAAGACTCAACAGTCAGCTGAAGATGGTCCTCTCGTGCTCTCAAGCCAAGCGAGATTCCCTGAGAGACCTTTTGCAAAG GGAACAGGTCTGgctgaaggagaaggaggaggttcTGACTGCAGTGACCAAGAAAGTGAACACAATGCGTGATGAAAATGAGAGGCTGTCGGAACAGAG TGTCTTACAGGACATGAAAATAAAAATCACCAAGGTGAAGGATTACTATGGCAACCTCATGGAGACGCTGAGTGACATGCTGGCAGAACACTTTCCTCTTCCCAGTCAGCAAGCAGCCGGCACCAAGAAAAAGAGG GTTGCCCCAGCAGGATCAGAAGAAAATCTGATCTCCCTGAGTGAGATCCTGGAG AAGTTAACAAATAAAACACTGGAGACACCTCATGAGCCCTATGTAACTATTGAGGATTCATTTTGGCCCCCGTACATAGAAATGCTTCTTCGCAATGGGGTTGCAGTCAGACACCCAGAGGACTGCAATAAAATCAGACTAGAAAATTTTTATTAA
- the cenpk gene encoding centromere protein K isoform X2 gives MDEEIRRTQCDGSPEDAGCSEAVKAELLDECEQQFGILQKLQNEIILADTESGDGESSEAMNRLNAMMTELEQWQEMEPKLLSTNPEILIALGKEELQRLNSQLKMVLSCSQAKRDSLRDLLQREQVWLKEKEEVLTAVTKKVNTMRDENERLSEQSVLQDMKIKITKVKDYYGNLMETLSDMLAEHFPLPSQQAAGTKKKRVGFFPQSSSLHTFTDVIGNHICLLKSG, from the exons ATGGACGAGGAGATTCGACGGACGCAGTGTGATGGGAGTCCAGAAGACGCAGGGTGTTCAGAGGCGGTGAAAGCAGAGTTACTGGACGAATGCGAGCAACAGTTTGGGATTTTACAAAAG CTTCAGAATGAGATCATTTTGGCTGACACAGAGTCTGGTGATGGAGAATCAAGCGAG GCTATGAATCGTTTGAATGCCATGATGACAGAACTGGAGCAATGGCAAGAAATGGAACCCAAAC TGCTGTCAACAAACCCTGAAATTCTAATAGCCCTCGGGAAAGAAGAG CTGCAAAGACTCAACAGTCAGCTGAAGATGGTCCTCTCGTGCTCTCAAGCCAAGCGAGATTCCCTGAGAGACCTTTTGCAAAG GGAACAGGTCTGgctgaaggagaaggaggaggttcTGACTGCAGTGACCAAGAAAGTGAACACAATGCGTGATGAAAATGAGAGGCTGTCGGAACAGAG TGTCTTACAGGACATGAAAATAAAAATCACCAAGGTGAAGGATTACTATGGCAACCTCATGGAGACGCTGAGTGACATGCTGGCAGAACACTTTCCTCTTCCCAGTCAGCAAGCAGCCGGCACCAAGAAAAAGAGGGTTGGCTTCTTCCCTCAGTCCAGTTCGCTCCATACTTTTACTGACGTCATTGGAAATCACATTTGTTTACTTAAGTCAG GTTGA